A stretch of DNA from Streptomyces xanthii:
GAACAGGCCGCCCGCGCCCTCCTCGGCGAGGACCTTCCCGCGGTGGGCGAGGTCGGCTTCGAGCACGGAGTGCACGCGCGGCCACCAGTCGGAGGCGAGACAGGTGTGCCAATAGTCGTCCAGGGCACGGCAGATGCGGTCCAGGAGTCGCTCCGGGTCGGCGAGTCCGTCCCGCAGGACCGGCGGGAGGTCCACGGCGTCGGCGCCGTACGCGGCGGTGAACTGGGGGCGCAGCAGGCCGGGCGGGGTGGTGCGCAGCTCGGCGAGCTGGCGGGCGAAGACGGGGCGCGGGCGGTCGGGGCGCGGGGTGAGGAAGTCCGGGATCCACAGTCTCGGGGCGATCAGCGCGGCGAGCAGGTCGGCCTCGTCGAGGCGCCGGAAGGCGGGGCCCAGCCGGCGCAGCCAGGGGCGCTGGTGCGGGTAGCGGGCGGAGTCGCGCCAGCAGCGCAGCGAGTAGACGGCTTCCTGGAGCGGGGAATAGGCGAAGGAGGTGCGGGCGAGGTCCCCGACGACGAAGCGGAACTCGATCACTGCGCGCCCCCACGGCCCCGGCGCCCCGCTCCCCCGGCGAGGCTCTGTCCAGAGGCTAGCTCCCCTCGGAAACCGGCTCCCGACGGAGGCCGGCTTTAGTCAGGGGCTAAAAGAATGTCGCCGGGGCGGGGCGGGCCGGTTCCCTGGAGTCATGACCTCGTCACCACCGGTCCCCTCACCCGTGTCCGCCGCCGAACGGGTGCCCGCCACCCGCTTCGCCGGTCTTCTGCCGACCGATCCGCAGCTGCTGCGCCTGTCGTTGCTGACCCTGCTCAACGCCTTCGGGCGGGGCCTGTTCTTCCCGGTCAGTGTCCTGTACTTCACCCGTGTCGTGGGCCTGGGCGCCACGTCGGTGGGGGTCGGCCTCACGATCGCGGGCCTGTTCGGCATCGCGGCCGGGGTGCCCGCCGGTCGGGCCTCGGACCGGTGGGGGCGCCGCCCCGTGCTGACCGCGCTGTGGGTGGGGTGCGGGGTGATGCTGGTCGCGTACACGGTGGTCGGCTCGTACGCCGCGTTCCTGGCGACGGCGATCGGCTACGCGGCGCTGTGCCAGGCGAGCATGGGCGTGCGCAACGCCCTGTACGCGGACGTGCTGCCGCCCTCGACGCGGGTCGAGGGGCGGGCGCATCTGCGGATGGTCACCAATGTGGGCATGGGGATCGGCGGCGCGTTCGGCGCGCTGGCGCTCCAGGCGGACAGCCGCGCCGGGTACACGGTGCTGATCCTGGTGGACGCCGTCGCGTTCACGGTGTCCGCGCTGATGGTGCTGCGGCTGCCGGGCGGCGCGGGACGGCGGGCGGAGCGGGACGCGCCGGAGGGCAGCCGCTGGCGGGCGGTGCGCGATCTGCCGTACCTCGCGGTGACCTGCTCCAATGCCGTACTGGCCTTGCAGTACAGCCTGTTGGAGGTGGGTCTGCCGCTGTGGATCGTGCAGCACACGGACGCGCCGCGCTGGACCGCGGCCCTGCTGATGATCCTCAACTGCGTCCTGGTGGCGCTGCTTCAGGTGCGGGTCACGCGGGGTGTGGAGGACCTGCCGGGCGCGGTGCGGGCGATGCGGCGCTCGGGGCTGCTGCTGGCGCTGTCGTGCGCGGCGTTCGCGTGCGCGGCGGGCCTGTCGCCGATGGCGGCGCTCGGGGTGCTCGTGGTGGGCGCGGTGGTGCAGGTGCTCGCCGAGGTGCTGTCGGCGGCGGGCGGCTGGACGGTCGGCTACGGGCTCGCCGACGCCCGGGCCCAGGGCGTCTACCAGGGTGTGTTCAACTCGGGGCAGGCCGCGGCGACGATGGCGGCGCCCGCCCTGGTGACGGTGACCGCGATCGAGCACGGCCCGCTGGGCTGGGCCGTGCTCGCGGTGCTGTTCGTCGGCGCGGGCCTGGGCATGGCTCCCGCGGTGCGCCGGGCGCGACGGGACGCCTGGCGCGGCGAGTGACCGGGCGCGGCCCGGCGGTCAGCGCGGGTCGCGTCCGCTGAGGGCGAGGGCGCGGGTGAAGTCCGATGCGCCGTCGGGCAGTTCGATCGCGGCGCCGAAGCCCTCGTACTGGCGGTACATCTCGGCGTTCGCGGAGACGACGTCGAGGATGACGGCGCCCGCGGCGTCGGAGACCTTGAAGTCCTGGCCCGTGGCGTGGGCCACGTCCCAGCCGTGCAGGGCCAGTTCGAGCAGGAGCAGGGCGGCGACCTCGGGGGCGGCCTGCTGGGCGAAGCCGAGGTCGATCTCGCCCTCCCACGCGGCGGGCTCGGCCCAGGCGGCGACGGCCCGGTCGAGCTGGGCGGCGAAGGCCGCCGCCCACTCGGGGTCGGTGGTGAAGTCGCGTGCGGTCAGCTCGTCGGGGAGCGCCTTGCGCAGGGCGCGGTGCTCCAGGCCGTGGGAGCCGTAGAGCACCCAGTGGTTGACCAGGGTGCGCACGTCCCAGTCGCCGCAGCCGGACGGCTCCCCGAGCCGGCTCTGCCCGACACCGGCCGCGACGCGGGCGGACTCGGCGGCACACTCGCTCAGATGGGGCTGTACGTTCTCGCGTCGAAGTTCCATGCCGTCGACTCTACGGAGCGGGCCGCGCGGTCTCTTGAACAAACGCGACAGGTGTCAGCGGGCGGCCCGCGCGTCGACGGCGGCGGTCAGTACGGCGACCGGTGTCGCCCCCGGCGGGCGGCCCTGGCGCGCGGCCTGCCCGGCCAGTTCGCCGAGCACGTCGTTGACGGGCGTGGGGATTCCGTGCTCCCTGCCCAGGCGGCCGATCTCGCCGTTGAGCCAGTCGGCCTCGATCGTGCCGGTGCCGCGTTTCAGCGACTGCCAGGAGGAGCCGCCGCCGCGCGGGGTCCCGTCGAAGGACTCGAGCCGGATCCGGTCCCCACGGCAGGCCCGCTCCTCTTCCGGGGAGGCGTAGGGGATGCCGGCGGCGGCGAGGACGGCCTCGCCCTCGGCGCGGGCCCGCGCGTGCAGGGCCCGGGTCGCGTCGGAGGTCCGCTCCGCGCACAGCGCCTCGATCGCGTTGGAGAGGTTCGCGAGGAGCTTGGCGTACTTCCAGCGCATGACGTCGGCGACGACCGGGGCGTCGAGGCGGGAGCGCTTCAGGGCGGCGGCGATCTCCCGCGCGGTGTCGTCGGCGCCCGCCGGGTAGCCGCCGAGGTGGAGGATGCCGGTGAGCGGGGTGCCGTCGGCGCGGACGATGCCGGGCTCGAGGAAGGTGGCGGGGAGCCAGACGCACATCGCGTACACGCGCCGGAAGGCGCGTGCGGCGAACCGCTCACTCGCGACGCCGTTCTGCGCGCACACGAGCGGGAGCCGCTCGCCCGCGGTGCCGCCGCCTTCGACGGGCCGGCCGGACCAGGCGTCGATCGCGGCGACGCTGTCCTGGGTCTTCACGGCGAGCAGCAGGACGTCGTCGTCGCGCAGGGTGCCGAGGGCCTCGGGTCCGTCCACGACCGGGGGCCGCAGCAGGTGCTCGCCGTCGGGGGTCCGCAGGCGCAGGCCGTGGGTGCGCAGGGCCTCGTACTGGGGGCCGCGGGCGACCAGTACGACGTCGTGGCCGGACTGGGCGAGCCGCCCGCCGACGGCTCCGCCGACCGCTCCTGCTCCGATGATCACGTAGCGCATGGGGCCGAGCCTGCCACGGGATTCGGGATCCCGAGTGGTCCTCGATCGGATGGGGTCGGATACGGTCGGAGCATGTCCGCCTCCCCGCACCCCACAGCGCCCGCGCCGCACCCCGCCCCCGAGTTCTTCCTCGGCGGCGATCTGCCCGTGCGGCGGCTCGGGTACGGGACGGTGCAGCTGGCGGGGCCCGGGGTCTGGGGTCCGCGCGGCACCGACGCGCAGGCCACGGCCGTGCTGCGGCGGGCCGTCGAGCTCGGTGTGACGCTGGTCGACACGGCGGACAACTACGGGCCGGGGCTGGTCGAGGAGCGGGTCGCGGCGGCCCTGCACCCGTACCCGAAGGGACTGGTCGTCGCGACGAAGGGCGGCGTGGTGCGGACGTCCGCCGAGGCCTGGCACGTCGAGGGGCGGCCCGAGCGGCTGCGCGCGATGTGCGAGGAGAGCCTGCGGCGGCTGCGCACGGACCGGATCGACCTGTACCAGCTGCACCGCTTCGACCGCGAGGTGCCGATGGCCGAACAGCTGGGCGCGCTGCGGGAGTTGCGGGACGCGGGCAAGGTGCGGCACGTGGGTCTGGACTCGGTGACCGCCGAGCAGCTGCGGGCGGCGCTCGATCTGGACATCGTGCCGATCGTGTCCGTGCAGAACCGCTACAACGTCCTGGACCGGGTGTCGGAGCCGCTGCTGCGGCTGTGCGAGGCGCGGGGCATCGCGTTCCTGCCGTGGTTCCCGCTGGGCAACGGCGGCCTCACCGACCACCCGGAGTGTGCCGCGATCGCGCGGGACCACGGCGCGACGCCGTCGCAGATCGCGCTGGCCTGGCTGCTGCACCACTCCCCCGTGCTGTGTCCGACGCCGGGCACGGGCTCGGTCGCGCACCTGGAGGAGAACCTGGGGGCGGCGGCGATCCGGCTGACGGTGCGGGAGCTGGCCCGGCTGGACGCGCTCACTGCGACGCCGTGACCTCCGGCGCCGTGAGCTCCACGAGCTTCTCGACGGTGTTCCAGTTGCGGCTGGTGGCGATCAGGCCCCGGTTGAGCGCGGCGCTGGAGAGGCGGGCGCCCAGCTTCGAGGTGCCGAGTCCGGTGGGCGCGTAGAGATAGAGGGCGCGGTCGCCGAGGCGGAAGTCCTCGGGGGCGTACGCGGCCGGGTCGACGGCGGCGAAGCGCTCCGGGGTGACCGGCTCGGAGAAGTACGTGACGTGCAGCTGCTTGCCTTCCAGCTCGGCGGCCGGGAAGGGGCAGTCGTCGCGCACGGCGGTGAGGTAGGCGTGGTCGCGCAC
This window harbors:
- a CDS encoding aldo/keto reductase; protein product: MSASPHPTAPAPHPAPEFFLGGDLPVRRLGYGTVQLAGPGVWGPRGTDAQATAVLRRAVELGVTLVDTADNYGPGLVEERVAAALHPYPKGLVVATKGGVVRTSAEAWHVEGRPERLRAMCEESLRRLRTDRIDLYQLHRFDREVPMAEQLGALRELRDAGKVRHVGLDSVTAEQLRAALDLDIVPIVSVQNRYNVLDRVSEPLLRLCEARGIAFLPWFPLGNGGLTDHPECAAIARDHGATPSQIALAWLLHHSPVLCPTPGTGSVAHLEENLGAAAIRLTVRELARLDALTATP
- a CDS encoding DUF1697 domain-containing protein; its protein translation is MTVKRYAALLRGINVGGGVKAKKVPMARLRSLIESLGHTGVRTYLQSGNAAFTARVADDDVLAREIEAAIAAEFGFTVEVVVRDHAYLTAVRDDCPFPAAELEGKQLHVTYFSEPVTPERFAAVDPAAYAPEDFRLGDRALYLYAPTGLGTSKLGARLSSAALNRGLIATSRNWNTVEKLVELTAPEVTASQ
- a CDS encoding TIGR03086 family metal-binding protein, giving the protein MELRRENVQPHLSECAAESARVAAGVGQSRLGEPSGCGDWDVRTLVNHWVLYGSHGLEHRALRKALPDELTARDFTTDPEWAAAFAAQLDRAVAAWAEPAAWEGEIDLGFAQQAAPEVAALLLLELALHGWDVAHATGQDFKVSDAAGAVILDVVSANAEMYRQYEGFGAAIELPDGASDFTRALALSGRDPR
- a CDS encoding ketopantoate reductase family protein produces the protein MRYVIIGAGAVGGAVGGRLAQSGHDVVLVARGPQYEALRTHGLRLRTPDGEHLLRPPVVDGPEALGTLRDDDVLLLAVKTQDSVAAIDAWSGRPVEGGGTAGERLPLVCAQNGVASERFAARAFRRVYAMCVWLPATFLEPGIVRADGTPLTGILHLGGYPAGADDTAREIAAALKRSRLDAPVVADVMRWKYAKLLANLSNAIEALCAERTSDATRALHARARAEGEAVLAAAGIPYASPEEERACRGDRIRLESFDGTPRGGGSSWQSLKRGTGTIEADWLNGEIGRLGREHGIPTPVNDVLGELAGQAARQGRPPGATPVAVLTAAVDARAAR
- a CDS encoding ArsR/SmtB family transcription factor is translated as MIEFRFVVGDLARTSFAYSPLQEAVYSLRCWRDSARYPHQRPWLRRLGPAFRRLDEADLLAALIAPRLWIPDFLTPRPDRPRPVFARQLAELRTTPPGLLRPQFTAAYGADAVDLPPVLRDGLADPERLLDRICRALDDYWHTCLASDWWPRVHSVLEADLAHRGKVLAEEGAGGLFSSLDPRLTWDGEVLTIRKKGDGHPWPTADIEIGGRGLVVIPTLFALGAHTNIDPTLPPLLSYPARGRATISETPPPVTDAALSRLLGVPRARILLLLADPASTTELAHRLSVTPGAVSQHLSVLYDAGLLRRTRSGRSVRYARSELGERLCG
- a CDS encoding MFS transporter, whose translation is MTSSPPVPSPVSAAERVPATRFAGLLPTDPQLLRLSLLTLLNAFGRGLFFPVSVLYFTRVVGLGATSVGVGLTIAGLFGIAAGVPAGRASDRWGRRPVLTALWVGCGVMLVAYTVVGSYAAFLATAIGYAALCQASMGVRNALYADVLPPSTRVEGRAHLRMVTNVGMGIGGAFGALALQADSRAGYTVLILVDAVAFTVSALMVLRLPGGAGRRAERDAPEGSRWRAVRDLPYLAVTCSNAVLALQYSLLEVGLPLWIVQHTDAPRWTAALLMILNCVLVALLQVRVTRGVEDLPGAVRAMRRSGLLLALSCAAFACAAGLSPMAALGVLVVGAVVQVLAEVLSAAGGWTVGYGLADARAQGVYQGVFNSGQAAATMAAPALVTVTAIEHGPLGWAVLAVLFVGAGLGMAPAVRRARRDAWRGE